The Glycine soja cultivar W05 chromosome 9, ASM419377v2, whole genome shotgun sequence sequence ACTAGCCTAGACTTTGTActgttagtgttttttttttcaacgataaaatagttattttttccttctttttttaaaaattcttataGTTCAAGCTGATAATAATCCCTTCACTTATCAGCTTGAGGAGGGGGGTGGGGGTGGGTGGGTTAACAAAGATTATAGAAGGTAAGTGAGTCACTTAGAAAGTTATAAATTAGGGGTAATTAACACAATCAGCTCTATAAATAAGAGTTTTCTTCATTgtataattttcatcttttttcaagcAATTTAATATATTGTTTATGAGTAGCAATATGCTTTTTAATAACTCTCTTTACGAATTTGATCTTCATTGATTCATAGATTCTTAACATccctttcttataatttttttttctctcatctaATCTTATAAAACATACTACAAAGTGAGGTATACCTACTCTCCAATAACCCCAAGTATTTCAGAAGGTATTGTTGTGCTTTGTAGTTTGTACGTAAAGGTTATGACTGTCATTATTTTTACAGAATACAACTTTCAGTCTTTTAcgaataaaaattctaaaatcaaactttaatttatgttttatatttgtatgcttgaaatttgaaaaggaagAAGTTGCTGACCAGCTAATAATCAGAGGAAGTGTGCATAACTTAAATTGGAGGGAATGGATGTATGTTGAGCCATAAAAATCAATCTTAGTACACAGCACAGCTATGGCCCCAAACCATGTTGCTAGCGTGAACTTAAAGTCAGGTTATGAATTGGTGTCTTGTTAATTGTCATTAATTAATGCTATTGCACTCAGAAAGGAAATTAAGATCGTGTGTTGGTAAAACTAAAAGACTCGATCAACTACAAACTGTAATTACTTTTGCcatataaaaaagacataaactACAAGTTTGAATTCTATTGGAATTTTGGATGggaattttaaatcaaatccaaagaatttaatgataatagtatttttttaaaattatgagaattttataagaaaatagtttttaaaaaaataaaagaattttaaataatacttaaaatgaaagatatttcattttttttttctttttcatgatCTCAATGATTCGTGAATACTCTCACAGTCTCACCTgaaactctctctctccttcctCTACACATGCATCTATTTTTCTCGATTTACACTTATATGAATAATGCTATCAATACTTCTTCTATAAAATTAACTATATGCAACTTCTCCTATAACAGAAAAAATCATTCCTCGTGCAACACATGCTAAACATAATAATACTAAATTAAATTGGGCCTAGGCCCTCCTCAgtacaaaaagaagaagaaaaattaataattaaacttcCCGCATAATTTCCTGCCATCTCTATGGAATCCACGGGTTGGTAAtacatgtattattattttttataatgttatttttatttataaatataaaatataaatataaataatgttaGAGTTACtcatttttttggtgaaaattaGAGTTACTCATAATATttagattaatatataatacACATCAATAAATAAACTGAATCTCATTTAAAGACTTAaagtattaaaatttgtaaaacttgtgtttataaatcatatttataatcaacTCAGCACGATAGCcacattacaaattttaaacctttttaAAGACCATATAGATTATTTATTAACTACAAGTTATAATTAACTAATCTTTtaaacaacaattaatagtcttagCTGAATTATGTTTGATTAATACACTTATCTTAAAAAcgattattatatttgttgaagTGTAAGTCAATGTGGCCTTGATTGAATAATTTAAGCATAATTTTACactatttgtataaataataataataataataataataataataataataaataaataaataaacacaaGAAAAGTACTTATAGTTACGAGCATTGGTGTAAAGCAATGCTCAAACTTCAAATGACAAATATATGGTACCTTACTACAATACTACTCTTTACATTTTCTTTGGTGTATGTCTCATTCTCAAATGATTGGAACTTATATGCCTTGAACGTCACTCCAAATTTTTGTTAATAGCAATGTCATATTGTGATGTGCCaggaaaaaataatgtataaaaaattgagTAATGGAGACccatttttaagtaaaaaatatgcGTAGCATGGGAAACGAGGGACCATGCTCGTGTTCCGCGAATCCTTaaatctattattaaaaaataaaaaataaacaggtGAAAAATTGTTCTAACTTCTATATCATGATCgtaactttaatttaatttagaggATGAGAACGTgcgtatttttttgttatatgtcAGGCTTAATAGTCTCTTTTTAAGATATATGATCTAACCTCTTtaactaaaaagtttttttttttctttcaaaagttTGAGTCCAATATGTTTGTTAAACAAATCGAGTCAAATTAAATCCTAAACAAGCTGCATATTTGCATACTCATCTATTAACTTGTACGTATTTATGTTAAATTGAACATTTTCTCTCATTATAATTTGGTTTTCACAAATCAGTAAAACTATATGCTATTATAATGCTAACATTAACGAAGAAGGATCAatagaaaataacatttattaaaaGTATAGTATATAACTTAATTGgacaaatacattaaaaataattaattcttaatatGTAACGTTATAAACAGttatttaacttaatttaaaaatcttttGATTTCTAATTATTAAGTGTAACAAATATATCATGTTTCTATTCTTCCTCCATTATTAACAGCCATATATGATCCAATTGTCCTCAATTATTACTATTTTCTAACAAGTTTCTATTCTTCCTAGGTAGCTACACTTGCAAATACAACCATCAAGGGTGATTGTGAAATTGTCATCAATCATAGACATTTAATAGGCCCCACCAATGCAAGTGCTTCCTTAAGAGCCATCAAGAGATGCTGGGGATGTTCCTCAATTGAAGCAGCTGCACCATGTTGGGATTGCATTGATCTCAATATTCTTCCAacaatctgaaaaaaaaaatgtacatagTGAGATTTTTGATAAATTGTCATGCCATATATAGTCACATGATGTGTCTCTTTTTTATAAGCCaataatgtattattattaactaaCTACACAGTTTATGTAACATGTAACTCACATCAATACGCTTAACTAACTAAAGAAAATAAGGGTGGAAACAAAATTGGGGTATAAATTACGTGTTACCTTCCGTGCGTAGCCACCATAAGCAATGCCGCTAATTAAAGCATGTGATGAATCAGATGAGCTTGTTGTTGACGTATCATCATGTAAGTATTCTAGGaaaatttaaccaaaaagaAGGTTTAATTATAATGCAATGAAGAAAAGAGTGAATAACAAGAGAACATACAAAGGAACAAAGTGGGGGACATTACCATAAATAGTTTTTTGAAAGAGTCCCTCTTTTTTCAACCCATCAATTGTGTGAGCGTTAGTTCCACCAGCAAGTTGAAGAAAACCTACATATTAAGGGACACAAAAACTAATAGAATTAGGATAGATGTGAATCTTGAAGGTCTTCAAGGGACCATAAATTGAGTTATATTCCATCCGTTCTcttttataagcaaaaaaaaaacattttttttgttctcttttataAGCAAACTTGACTACTTTTGCTTCATTTAATGAGATTCTGTACAAAATACTCTTCATTTAATAGGGAGATTATGCTTAATATCAAGTTCCAATGAAGGATAATTTAGGAAAATGATTGGTTTATAATTGGAAATGATCAAATGACacaatttaatgaaataaattaactcttttagtgtgaaataagttttgttttttggcAAAAGAGGGAGTAACTTATAAATACAAACCAGGAGGTCTTTCTTTTGCTTTAGCCAATTGAACAGCAAAGGCAATTGATTCCTTAGTTGCTCCTCGCCCAATATCTCCACTCATAGGACGACCATCTAACTTGagtttatataagaaaaaagatgGACTTGTTAatagaaatatggaataaaatttggcttataaaaattattttgagaatgtTCAAAGGCACACCTGCCATAAGTTGAAGCTTTGAAGATTGGGTTTCATAATAGAGAACATTTTGTTCATAGAGGATATTGTTGAATCACCACCGTTTGGTAAGCTAACCTGGATTATTTCAACAGTAAATTCTTCACTCAAATGCCAAGAGGCTAAGTATTCACTGAAAAGTTACTTATACAGTTATACCCctaaaatattagaatatattGGAGGCACCACTTACAGCTATGAGCTTCAAATATCCTACTGATTCTCCTAGAGCACTCCAGAGTTCTTTGAACAAAGTACTCTGTCTATAAAAGTATCACAGGTCATATAAGGAAATGAATTCAGAGATATCAAACGTACATCATCATAGAAATAGCGCATATCAAATTACTGACAACTGAGGTTTGATCTATTCATTAAATCAACTGAATCATAATCCAATCCCTTCCtttgaaatatgaaaagaaaacagaaaacccATGTATGGGGACATGGTTGAGCAATGCCCCAAGCACAGAAAACTTGGTGAACACATTACATGTATATGGAAATTGAGAATTATCCCTTTATTACATTATGTGATTGATAAAATTCTTGGCAtatcaatcatgaaacatatttCCAAAGGGATTACAGTTATATCCGTGTATtatttgatataattaatttgataattaatattacctTCCACTTGTATGAATCTCCATAGCATCAACATCATTTCTCTTGATGAGATCAGCAGTTGTAATAGCATCTCTTACATATGTTACCTCTCCTGGgtcattacaaaaaatatatattgttgaaaaacaaataatatcatGGAGATAGTAACTAAACAAAATTGAGCTAAATAATTAAGAGTTAAGGACATATAATCACAGATGGAACTGGAAAATATCCCACTTATTTTATCGTAGGGGCAAACTGGAAGACAGCGACCACAGCCATAGCAACGTTCTGTTATGACTCCATCCTGTATGTTCAAGCCAATTGAACATTACACCTTTTGATTTCTAAAAACATAGCTGCTTGTATGctataaattaagtaaaatcaAGTTAAAACCTTCAGTACTCTTGGTGCTTCAGTGTTATGTGAAATTACTGAAGTAGATTTCCCTTGGAATGTTATTGCATTAGCAGGGCACACATTTTCACAAGGCCGTGAACAGT is a genomic window containing:
- the LOC114366983 gene encoding uncharacterized protein LOC114366983, with amino-acid sequence MALRYFCTTNISTQHHHHASVITLVSSSLSLTSTRMQNSIPAARNSKNKFITAENVKSLVSTVVLPSISSTPLESLHRGNWVKLICGASFEDVVDIRNLSLVYTLAGVDCIDCAADASVLSAVNEGIEAARDIVCLRRPWVMISVNDDKDLHFRKAEFDPEDCPADCSRPCENVCPANAITFQGKSTSVISHNTEAPRVLKDGVITERCYGCGRCLPVCPYDKIREVTYVRDAITTADLIKRNDVDAMEIHTSGRQSTLFKELWSALGESVGYLKLIAVSLPNGGDSTISSMNKMFSIMKPNLQSFNLWQLDGRPMSGDIGRGATKESIAFAVQLAKAKERPPGFLQLAGGTNAHTIDGLKKEGLFQKTIYEYLHDDTSTTSSSDSSHALISGIAYGGYARKIVGRILRSMQSQHGAAASIEEHPQHLLMALKEALALVGPIKCL